The Zingiber officinale cultivar Zhangliang chromosome 10A, Zo_v1.1, whole genome shotgun sequence genome contains a region encoding:
- the LOC122026587 gene encoding homocysteine S-methyltransferase 2-like, with protein sequence MGSFDTGKRYVRPYYFEFISHNLEGYGKNRAPLLLLLVAASIGSYGFSEGAINLKQRPVLVAASIGSYGAYLADGSEYSGNYGQEITVEIVKDFHRRRLEVLSEAGADIIAFETIPNKLEAQVSFDVFVELSNGSCSSFVAHLECDTKIPAWFSFTSKDGINVVSGDSMAECVSLADSCNKVVAIGINCTAPRFIHNLILSIKKLNAQFRRNPSLIQNLTTY encoded by the exons ATGGGGAGCTTCGACACAGGGAAGCGATACGTGAGGCCCTACTACTTTGAGTTCATCTCCCAC AACCTCGAAGGCTACGGTAAAAATCGTGCCCCCCTCCTCCTGCTATTGGTTGCTGCATCAATAGGAAGCTATGGATTCAGTGAGGGCGCAATCAACCTGAAGCAGCGTCCTGTGTTGGTTGCTGCATCAATAGGAAGCTATGGAGCATATCTAGCAGATGGTTCTGAGTACAG TGGAAACTATGGCCAAGAAATTACTGTGGAAATCGTCAAAGATTTTCACAGGAGAAGGCTTGAGGTTCTTTCTGAAGCTGGAGCTGATATAATTGCTTTTGAAACAATTCCAAATAAACTTGAAGCTCAAGTATCTTTTGATGTATTTGTAGAGCTAAGCAATGGTTCCTGCTCTTCCTTCGTTGCACATTTAG AGTGTGACACAAAAATTCCAGCTTGGTTTTCTTTCACTTCGAAGGATGGGATCAATGTTGTTAGTGGAGATTCTATGGCTGAATGTGTTTCTCTGGCTGATTCATGCAACAAAGTCGTTGCTATTGGAATCAACTGCACTGCACCTAGATTCATCCACAATTTAATTCTCTCTATTAAGAAG CTTAATGCTCAATTCAGAAGGAATCCATCATTGATACAAAATTTGACAACTTATTGA